The following proteins come from a genomic window of Streptococcus oralis:
- a CDS encoding PTS system mannose/fructose/sorbose family transporter subunit IID, producing the protein MAEKIQLSKSDRQKVWWRSQFLQGSWNYERMQNLGWAYSLIPAIKKLYTKKEDQAAALERHLEFFNTHPYVAAPIMGVTLALEEERANGVEIDDAAIQGVKIGMMGPLAGIGDPVFWFTVRPILGALGASLAASGNIVGPLLFFFGWNAIRMAFLWYTQEFGYKAGSEITKDMSGGILKDITKGASILGMFILAVLVQRWVSINFTINLPGKQLSEGAYINFPEGPVTGAELKGILGQALSGMSLDRVQPQTLQGQLDSLIPGLMGLLLTFLCMWLLKKKVSPITIILALFAVGIAARFFGIM; encoded by the coding sequence ATGGCTGAAAAAATTCAATTATCAAAATCAGATCGTCAAAAAGTTTGGTGGCGTTCACAATTCCTTCAAGGTTCTTGGAACTACGAACGTATGCAAAACTTGGGTTGGGCTTACTCATTAATCCCAGCTATCAAAAAATTATACACTAAAAAAGAAGACCAAGCGGCTGCTCTTGAGCGTCACCTTGAGTTCTTCAACACTCACCCATACGTAGCTGCTCCTATCATGGGGGTTACTCTTGCACTTGAAGAAGAGCGCGCTAACGGTGTAGAAATCGATGACGCGGCTATCCAAGGGGTTAAAATCGGTATGATGGGACCTCTTGCTGGTATCGGTGACCCAGTATTCTGGTTTACAGTTCGTCCTATCCTTGGAGCCCTTGGTGCATCACTTGCTGCATCTGGTAACATTGTTGGTCCCCTTCTCTTCTTCTTTGGATGGAATGCTATCCGTATGGCCTTCCTATGGTATACACAAGAGTTCGGTTACAAAGCTGGATCTGAGATCACTAAAGACATGTCTGGTGGTATCTTGAAAGACATCACTAAAGGTGCTTCTATCCTTGGTATGTTCATCCTTGCCGTTCTTGTACAACGTTGGGTATCCATCAACTTCACTATCAACCTTCCAGGCAAACAATTGTCAGAAGGTGCCTACATCAACTTCCCAGAAGGTCCTGTTACAGGAGCTGAGTTGAAGGGCATTCTTGGTCAAGCGCTTAGTGGTATGAGCCTAGATAGAGTTCAACCACAAACGCTTCAAGGTCAGTTGGACTCATTGATTCCAGGATTGATGGGACTTCTCCTTACTTTCCTTTGCATGTGGTTGCTTAAGAAAAAAGTATCTCCAATCACAATCATCCTTGCCCTCTTTGCAGTTGGTATCGCAGCTCGTTTCTTCGGTATCATGTAA
- a CDS encoding PTS mannose/fructose/sorbose transporter subunit IIC, giving the protein MSDISIISAILVVVVAFLAGLEGILDQFQFHQPIVACTLIGLATGNLEAGVMLGGSLQMIALGWANIGAAVAPDAALASVAAAIILIKGGNFTTEGIAVATATAIPLAVAGLFLTMIVRTISVGLVHTADAAAKEGNIAAVERAHFIALLLQGLRIAIPAAFLIAIPASAVQDALKLMPEWLNGGMAVGGAMVVAVGYAMVINMMATREVWPFFAIGFALAAISQLTLIALGVIGVALAFIYLNLTKQGGNGGGGAATSNDPIGDILEDY; this is encoded by the coding sequence ATGTCAGATATTTCAATCATTTCTGCTATCTTGGTTGTAGTTGTTGCCTTCCTTGCAGGTCTTGAAGGTATCCTCGACCAATTCCAATTCCATCAACCAATCGTCGCATGTACCCTTATCGGACTTGCAACTGGTAACCTCGAAGCAGGTGTTATGCTTGGTGGATCTCTTCAAATGATCGCCCTTGGTTGGGCAAACATCGGAGCTGCCGTAGCTCCTGATGCTGCTCTTGCATCTGTTGCCGCAGCAATCATCTTGATCAAAGGTGGTAACTTTACTACTGAAGGTATCGCCGTTGCAACAGCAACAGCTATCCCTCTTGCCGTAGCTGGACTTTTCTTGACTATGATTGTTCGTACAATCTCAGTTGGTTTGGTTCACACTGCAGATGCTGCCGCTAAAGAAGGAAATATTGCAGCTGTTGAACGTGCTCACTTTATCGCACTTCTTCTTCAAGGTCTTCGTATTGCAATCCCTGCAGCCTTCCTTATCGCTATCCCAGCTTCTGCCGTTCAAGATGCTCTTAAATTGATGCCAGAATGGTTGAATGGTGGTATGGCTGTTGGTGGTGCTATGGTCGTTGCCGTTGGTTACGCTATGGTTATCAACATGATGGCAACTCGTGAAGTATGGCCATTCTTCGCTATCGGTTTTGCTCTTGCAGCTATCTCTCAATTGACTTTGATTGCCCTTGGTGTCATCGGTGTTGCCCTTGCCTTCATCTACCTTAACCTTACAAAACAAGGTGGAAACGGTGGCGGCGGAGCTGCGACTTCTAACGACCCAATCGGTGATATCCTAGAAGACTACTAG
- a CDS encoding PTS sugar transporter subunit IIB has translation MSIGIIIASHGEFAAGIHQSGSMIFGEQEKVQVVTFMPNEGPDDLYAKFNNAVAAFDAEDEVLVLADLWSGSPFNQASRVMGENPERKFAIITGLNLPMLIQAYTERLMDANAGVDKVAANIIKEAKDGIKALPEELNPVEEVASAAAAPVAQAAIPEGTVIGDGKLKINLARLDTRLLHGQVATAWTPDSKADRIIVASDNVANDDLRKELIKQAAPNGVKANVVPIQKLIDVAKDPRFGDTHALILFETPQDALRAIEGGVPIKTLNVGSMAHSTGKTMINNVLSMDKDDVATFEKMRDLGVEFDVRKVPNDTKKDLFDLINKANVQ, from the coding sequence ATGAGTATCGGAATCATTATTGCAAGCCACGGCGAATTTGCTGCGGGTATTCATCAGTCCGGATCTATGATCTTTGGTGAACAAGAAAAGGTTCAAGTTGTAACCTTTATGCCAAACGAAGGTCCAGATGATCTTTACGCTAAATTCAACAACGCTGTGGCTGCATTTGACGCAGAAGATGAGGTGCTAGTATTGGCTGACCTTTGGAGTGGATCTCCATTCAACCAAGCTAGTCGCGTGATGGGAGAAAATCCTGAGCGCAAGTTTGCCATCATCACAGGACTGAACTTACCGATGTTGATCCAAGCCTACACAGAGCGCCTGATGGACGCGAATGCAGGTGTGGATAAAGTCGCTGCGAATATCATTAAAGAAGCCAAAGATGGCATCAAAGCTCTTCCAGAAGAGCTTAACCCAGTTGAGGAAGTTGCAAGTGCTGCAGCTGCTCCAGTTGCCCAAGCTGCTATTCCAGAAGGAACAGTTATCGGCGACGGTAAACTGAAAATCAACCTTGCTCGTCTAGACACTCGTCTCCTTCACGGTCAGGTTGCCACTGCTTGGACTCCAGATTCAAAAGCAGATCGTATCATCGTTGCTTCAGACAACGTCGCAAACGACGACTTGCGTAAAGAATTGATCAAACAAGCAGCTCCAAACGGAGTAAAAGCCAACGTTGTTCCAATCCAAAAATTGATCGACGTTGCAAAAGACCCACGTTTCGGTGACACTCATGCCCTTATCTTGTTTGAAACTCCACAAGATGCACTTCGTGCAATCGAAGGCGGCGTACCAATCAAGACTCTTAACGTTGGTTCCATGGCTCACTCAACAGGTAAAACAATGATTAACAACGTTTTGTCTATGGACAAAGATGATGTTGCAACATTTGAAAAAATGCGTGACCTCGGTGTTGAATTTGACGTACGTAAAGTACCAAACGACACGAAAAAAGATTTGTTTGACTTGATTAACAAAGCGAACGTTCAATAA
- a CDS encoding Cof-type HAD-IIB family hydrolase, producing MTKKIIAVDLDGTLLNSESKISDFTRNTIKRIAKKGHHVIITTGRPYRMAKEFYQELELHTPMINFNGSLTHLPGQTWEHEKCLTLDKKYLLDMVKRKEDIQADFIAGEYRKKFYITAPNEEIANPKLFGVENFQPENQFKSELVTKDPNCILLQTRVDDKYALADEMNRFYQHQLAINTWGGPLNILECTPKGVNKAFALEYLLNVMNRDRQDLIAFGDEHNDTEMLAFAGKGYAMKNANPDLLPYADEQLSLTNDEDGVAHALQDLFL from the coding sequence ATGACTAAAAAAATTATCGCAGTCGATTTGGACGGAACCCTGCTCAACTCAGAGAGTAAGATTTCAGATTTTACTCGAAACACAATTAAACGAATTGCTAAAAAAGGCCACCATGTCATCATCACTACTGGGCGCCCTTACCGTATGGCAAAAGAATTTTATCAGGAACTAGAGTTGCACACACCTATGATCAACTTCAACGGTTCCCTTACCCATCTACCAGGGCAGACTTGGGAACACGAAAAGTGCTTGACCTTGGACAAAAAATACCTCTTGGACATGGTCAAACGCAAAGAGGATATCCAAGCCGACTTTATTGCAGGAGAATACCGCAAAAAATTTTATATCACGGCTCCTAATGAAGAAATTGCCAATCCCAAACTATTTGGTGTAGAAAATTTCCAACCAGAAAATCAATTCAAATCTGAATTGGTGACCAAGGACCCTAACTGTATCCTCTTGCAAACAAGAGTCGATGATAAATACGCGCTAGCAGATGAGATGAATCGTTTTTACCAACACCAACTAGCAATCAATACCTGGGGAGGCCCCCTCAACATTCTCGAATGTACACCAAAAGGAGTCAACAAGGCCTTTGCTTTAGAGTATTTGCTCAATGTTATGAACCGAGACAGACAAGATTTGATTGCCTTTGGAGATGAACACAATGACACCGAAATGCTGGCTTTTGCAGGCAAGGGTTATGCTATGAAGAATGCCAATCCCGATTTGCTACCATATGCAGATGAGCAACTCTCTCTGACAAATGATGAAGATGGTGTTGCCCATGCCCTACAAGATTTGTTCCTATAA
- a CDS encoding NCS2 family permease — translation MDKLFKLKEHGTDVRTEVLAGLTTFFAMSYILFVNPQMLSQTGMPVQGVFLATIIGSVVGTLMMAFYANLPYAQAPGMGLNAFFTFTVVFGMGYTWKEALGMVFICGIISLIITLTNVRKMIIESIPTTLRSAISAGIGVFLAYVGIKNAGLLKFSIDPGTYTVAGEGADKAQAALTANSAAVPGLVDFNTPAVLVALAGLAITIFFVVKGIKGGIILSILTTTVLAIAVGVVNLSGIDFASNNLSSAVNDLGTLFGAALGSEGLGSLISNTSRLPETLMAILAFSLTDIFDTIGTLIGTGEKVGIVATSGENHESAKLDKALYSDLVATSVGAIAGTSNVTTYVESAAGIGAGGRTGLTALVVAICFALSSFFSPLLAIVPTAATAPILIIVGIMMLSNLKNVPWDDMAEAVPAFFTSIFMGFSYSITQGIAVGFLTYTLTKVVKGQAKDVHVMIWILDALFILNYISMAL, via the coding sequence ATGGACAAACTATTTAAACTAAAAGAGCACGGGACAGATGTCCGTACAGAGGTGCTTGCTGGTTTAACAACATTCTTTGCAATGAGTTATATTCTCTTTGTAAACCCTCAAATGCTTTCACAAACAGGGATGCCTGTTCAAGGTGTGTTCTTGGCAACAATTATCGGTTCTGTAGTTGGTACTTTGATGATGGCTTTCTATGCTAATTTGCCATACGCACAAGCACCAGGTATGGGACTCAATGCTTTCTTCACATTTACAGTTGTATTTGGGATGGGCTATACTTGGAAAGAAGCTCTTGGTATGGTCTTCATTTGTGGAATTATTTCACTGATTATTACCTTGACAAATGTTCGTAAAATGATCATCGAATCTATTCCTACAACACTTCGTTCAGCTATTTCCGCTGGTATTGGTGTTTTCCTTGCCTATGTTGGGATTAAGAATGCTGGTCTCTTGAAATTCTCAATTGACCCAGGTACTTATACTGTAGCAGGTGAAGGAGCAGACAAGGCTCAAGCTGCACTTACTGCAAACTCAGCAGCCGTTCCAGGATTGGTAGACTTCAATACTCCAGCAGTATTGGTAGCTCTTGCAGGTTTGGCTATTACCATCTTCTTTGTTGTTAAAGGCATCAAAGGTGGAATCATTCTTTCTATTTTAACAACGACTGTGCTTGCCATTGCTGTTGGTGTTGTGAATTTGTCAGGGATTGACTTCGCTAGCAACAATCTTTCATCAGCGGTTAATGATCTAGGAACTTTGTTTGGTGCTGCTCTGGGTTCAGAAGGTTTAGGATCTTTGATTTCAAACACTTCACGTTTGCCAGAAACTTTGATGGCTATTCTTGCCTTCTCATTAACGGATATTTTTGATACAATTGGTACTCTTATCGGTACTGGTGAAAAAGTTGGTATCGTTGCGACAAGTGGGGAAAACCATGAGTCCGCTAAATTGGACAAGGCTCTATACTCTGACTTGGTGGCGACTTCAGTAGGTGCCATTGCAGGTACTTCAAACGTTACGACTTATGTTGAGTCTGCGGCGGGTATCGGTGCTGGTGGACGCACTGGTTTGACGGCCCTAGTAGTTGCGATCTGTTTTGCTCTCTCTAGCTTCTTTAGCCCACTTCTAGCGATTGTTCCGACAGCTGCAACAGCGCCAATTTTGATCATCGTCGGAATCATGATGCTTTCTAACTTGAAAAACGTTCCTTGGGATGATATGGCTGAGGCTGTTCCTGCCTTCTTCACATCTATCTTTATGGGATTCAGCTACTCTATCACACAAGGGATTGCTGTTGGTTTCTTGACTTATACCTTGACAAAAGTTGTCAAAGGTCAAGCCAAGGATGTGCACGTGATGATTTGGATTTTGGATGCCTTGTTCATCCTGAACTATATTAGCATGGCGCTATAA
- a CDS encoding CPBP family intramembrane glutamic endopeptidase: MKKKSIWQEILDRGIWVLIFLIGLVLSQLPLILSALLSARQFPLLQSGLLVALLSVVILTVFIFSARKTEIASFNLSFFKAKDLARLVLSYLVIFTSNLFGSALLRLMNESTTSNQSTINNLVQNSSLISSFFLLVLIAPICEEILCRGIIPKKIFRGKEKLGYLVGAVVFALLHTPTNLPSLLIYGGMSTVLTWTAYRTERLEMSILLHMIVNGIAFCLLALLVLISRNVGLPF; this comes from the coding sequence ATGAAGAAAAAAAGTATCTGGCAAGAAATTCTGGATAGAGGAATATGGGTGTTGATTTTTTTAATAGGATTGGTGTTATCCCAACTTCCTTTAATTTTATCTGCCCTTTTATCCGCCAGACAATTCCCACTCCTCCAGTCAGGACTTTTGGTGGCTTTGCTGTCGGTTGTTATTCTAACTGTTTTTATCTTTAGTGCGCGAAAAACAGAGATTGCGAGCTTCAATCTTTCTTTTTTCAAGGCAAAAGATCTAGCCCGCTTGGTTTTGAGTTATTTGGTTATTTTCACAAGTAACTTATTCGGCTCTGCCTTGCTTCGTCTGATGAATGAATCTACGACCAGCAATCAATCAACTATTAATAATCTGGTTCAGAATAGCTCGCTGATTTCCAGTTTTTTCTTACTGGTTCTGATTGCTCCCATTTGTGAGGAAATATTGTGTCGTGGAATTATCCCTAAAAAGATCTTCCGTGGGAAGGAGAAGTTGGGTTATCTTGTAGGTGCAGTCGTCTTTGCCTTGCTCCACACACCGACCAATCTGCCTTCTCTCCTTATCTATGGAGGAATGTCGACAGTTTTAACTTGGACAGCCTACAGAACAGAACGTTTAGAGATGTCGATCTTGCTTCATATGATTGTCAATGGTATTGCCTTTTGTTTGCTGGCTTTACTGGTTTTGATTAGTCGAAATGTAGGCTTGCCTTTCTAA
- the folP gene encoding dihydropteroate synthase translates to MSKKASQAKTAICGIINVTPDSFSDGGQFFAVDQALQQARKLIAEGASMLDIGGESTRPGSSYVEIEEEIQRVVPVIKAIRKESDVLISIDTWKSQVAEAALKAGANLVNDITGLMGDEKMADVVAKAGAQVVIMFNPVMTRPQHPSSLIFPHFGFGQAFTEKELTNFEKMPIEDLMTAFFDRALTRAEKAGISKGKIMLDPGIGFGLTKKENLLLLRDLDKLHQKGYPIFLGVSRKRFVISILEENGFEVNPETELGFRNRDTASAHVTSIAARQGVEVVRVHDVASHKMAVEIASAIRLADDAENLDLKQYK, encoded by the coding sequence ATGTCCAAAAAAGCTAGTCAGGCAAAAACAGCCATTTGCGGAATTATCAATGTAACCCCAGATTCCTTTTCGGATGGTGGTCAGTTTTTTGCTGTTGACCAGGCTCTCCAGCAAGCTCGTAAATTGATAGCAGAAGGAGCGAGCATGCTAGATATCGGTGGGGAATCGACTCGGCCGGGCAGTAGCTATGTTGAGATAGAAGAGGAAATCCAGCGTGTTGTTCCAGTTATCAAAGCTATTCGCAAGGAAAGTGATGTCCTCATTTCCATCGATACTTGGAAGAGTCAGGTAGCAGAGGCTGCTTTGAAAGCTGGTGCTAATCTGGTCAATGATATCACTGGTCTCATGGGAGATGAGAAAATGGCAGATGTGGTTGCTAAGGCTGGTGCGCAAGTAGTCATCATGTTTAATCCAGTCATGACTCGACCTCAGCACCCTAGCTCGCTCATATTCCCGCATTTTGGATTTGGGCAAGCTTTTACAGAGAAAGAGTTAACTAACTTTGAAAAAATGCCAATCGAAGATTTGATGACTGCGTTCTTTGACCGCGCTCTAACAAGAGCGGAGAAAGCAGGGATTTCGAAAGGGAAGATCATGCTGGATCCAGGAATTGGCTTTGGTCTGACTAAGAAGGAAAATCTGCTCCTTCTACGTGATCTGGATAAACTGCATCAGAAAGGCTATCCAATCTTTCTTGGAGTTTCGCGCAAGCGGTTTGTTATCAGTATTCTGGAGGAAAATGGTTTTGAAGTTAATCCTGAGACCGAACTTGGTTTCCGCAATCGGGATACTGCTTCGGCCCATGTGACCAGTATCGCTGCGAGACAAGGTGTCGAAGTGGTGCGCGTGCACGATGTAGCCAGTCATAAGATGGCAGTTGAAATTGCGTCAGCCATTCGTTTGGCAGATGATGCGGAAAATCTAGATTTAAAACAATATAAATAA
- a CDS encoding bifunctional folylpolyglutamate synthase/dihydrofolate synthase — MNEIQNNQWIAHYRTDQPHFGLERMVELLALRGNPHLKLKVIHIGGTNGKGSTIAFLKKMLEKMGLKVGVFSSPYLIHYTDQISINGESIPEARLEALMADYQSLLEGERSAALQETTEFEIITAIAYDYFASEKVDVAIMEVGMGGLLDSTNVCQPILTGITTIGLDHVALLGDTLEAIAEQKAGIIKQGIPLVTGHITPEALAVIDPIAEAKNAPRLAYGKDYQVGHQESVVTGEVFDYTSPVRQGRFQTGLLGLHQIENAGMALALLDTYCQEVGRELASNDLVAQAMEETRWSGRLEVLSSEPLMILDGAHNPHAIKALLATLQERFADYHKEILFTCIKTKALEDMLDLLEEIPDTELTLTHFDDSRATDESVLKETAKSRNLNYQSWQDFLEQKLTDRKEEKQTVRIVTGSLYFLSQVRAYLTERKNENGYTKD, encoded by the coding sequence ATGAACGAAATTCAAAACAATCAGTGGATTGCCCACTACCGGACGGACCAACCGCATTTTGGTTTGGAGCGAATGGTAGAACTCCTAGCCCTGCGAGGCAATCCCCATCTCAAACTCAAGGTTATCCATATCGGTGGAACCAATGGAAAGGGTTCGACCATTGCTTTTTTGAAAAAGATGCTGGAAAAGATGGGGTTGAAAGTTGGAGTTTTTAGCTCGCCTTATCTCATTCATTACACAGACCAGATTAGCATCAATGGGGAATCCATCCCAGAAGCAAGGCTAGAAGCCCTCATGGCAGACTATCAGTCTTTGCTTGAGGGGGAGAGGAGCGCTGCTTTACAAGAAACGACTGAGTTTGAGATTATCACAGCCATAGCTTATGATTATTTTGCCTCAGAGAAAGTAGATGTGGCTATCATGGAAGTCGGCATGGGTGGACTCTTGGATAGTACCAATGTCTGCCAGCCGATTCTGACAGGGATTACAACTATTGGCTTGGATCATGTGGCCCTACTTGGTGACACCTTGGAAGCTATAGCAGAGCAGAAGGCTGGTATTATCAAACAAGGTATTCCCTTGGTGACAGGTCACATTACTCCAGAAGCTTTGGCTGTGATCGATCCTATTGCAGAAGCTAAAAATGCGCCGAGACTTGCCTATGGAAAAGATTATCAGGTTGGTCATCAAGAAAGTGTGGTGACGGGCGAGGTTTTTGACTATACAAGTCCTGTCAGACAAGGTCGCTTCCAGACAGGTCTGCTTGGTTTACATCAGATTGAGAATGCAGGGATGGCACTTGCTCTCTTAGACACTTATTGTCAGGAGGTTGGACGAGAATTAGCTAGCAATGACTTGGTTGCTCAAGCCATGGAGGAAACCAGATGGTCAGGGCGTTTGGAGGTCCTGTCTAGTGAACCTCTGATGATTTTGGATGGAGCCCATAATCCTCATGCTATCAAGGCTTTATTAGCAACCTTGCAAGAACGCTTTGCGGATTATCATAAGGAAATCCTCTTTACCTGCATCAAAACCAAGGCCTTGGAGGATATGCTGGATTTGTTGGAGGAAATCCCAGATACCGAGCTTACCCTGACACATTTTGACGATAGTCGGGCGACGGATGAAAGCGTGCTGAAAGAGACAGCCAAGTCTAGAAATCTCAATTACCAAAGTTGGCAGGATTTTCTAGAGCAGAAATTGACAGATAGAAAAGAAGAGAAACAAACAGTTAGGATTGTCACGGGTTCCTTGTATTTCTTGAGCCAAGTGAGAGCCTATCTGACGGAGAGGAAGAACGAGAATGGATACACAAAAGATTGA
- the folE gene encoding GTP cyclohydrolase I FolE has product MDTQKIETAVKMIIEAVGEDANREGLQETPARVARMYQEIFSGLGQTAEEHLSKSFEIIDDNMVVEKDIFFHTMCEHHFLPFYGRAHIAYIPDGRVAGLSKLARTVEVYSKKPQIQERLNIEVADALMDYLGAKGAFVVIEAEHMCMSMRGVRKPGTATLTTVARGLFETDKDLRDQAYRLMGL; this is encoded by the coding sequence ATGGATACACAAAAGATTGAAACGGCTGTAAAAATGATTATTGAGGCTGTTGGTGAGGACGCTAACCGCGAGGGCTTGCAGGAAACACCTGCTCGTGTAGCCCGTATGTACCAAGAGATTTTTTCAGGTCTTGGACAAACTGCTGAGGAACACCTGTCAAAATCTTTTGAGATTATTGATGATAACATGGTAGTAGAAAAAGATATCTTTTTCCACACTATGTGTGAGCACCACTTCTTGCCCTTTTATGGTAGAGCCCACATTGCCTATATTCCAGATGGACGTGTGGCAGGCTTGTCTAAGCTAGCCCGTACGGTTGAAGTTTATTCTAAAAAACCACAGATTCAAGAACGGTTGAATATCGAAGTGGCCGATGCCTTGATGGACTATCTGGGGGCTAAAGGGGCCTTTGTTGTCATTGAGGCCGAGCATATGTGTATGAGCATGCGTGGTGTCAGAAAACCAGGTACTGCGACTTTGACAACAGTCGCTCGTGGTCTATTTGAAACAGATAAGGACCTCCGAGATCAGGCTTATCGTTTAATGGGACTATAA
- the folK gene encoding 2-amino-4-hydroxy-6-hydroxymethyldihydropteridine diphosphokinase — MDQLQIKDLEIFAYHGLFPSEKELGQKFVISASLSYDMTKAATDLDLTASVHYGELCQQWTTWFQETTEDLIETVAYKLVERTFETYSLVQEIELELKKPWAPVHLPLDTCSVTIHRRKQQAFIALGSNMGDKQANLEQAIDKLRARGIHILKESSVLATEPWGGVEQESFANQVIEVETWLPAPVLLETLLAIESEMGRVREVHWGPRLIDLDLLFVEDQIIYTDELILPHPYIAERRFVLEPLAEIAPHFIHPILKQPIRHLYQELNK, encoded by the coding sequence ATGGATCAACTGCAGATTAAAGATTTGGAAATTTTTGCCTATCATGGTCTCTTTCCAAGTGAGAAAGAATTGGGGCAGAAGTTTGTTATTTCCGCAAGCTTATCCTATGATATGACCAAGGCGGCGACAGACTTGGATTTAACAGCATCTGTCCATTACGGAGAACTGTGTCAGCAGTGGACGACTTGGTTTCAGGAAACCACTGAGGACTTGATTGAAACGGTAGCCTACAAACTAGTTGAACGTACCTTTGAGACTTATTCTCTTGTCCAAGAGATTGAGTTGGAACTAAAAAAACCGTGGGCTCCAGTGCATTTACCGCTAGATACCTGCTCGGTGACCATTCACCGTCGTAAGCAGCAGGCCTTTATCGCTCTAGGAAGCAATATGGGGGACAAGCAAGCAAACTTGGAACAAGCCATTGACAAACTGCGAGCTCGAGGCATCCATATTCTCAAAGAGTCCAGTGTCTTGGCGACGGAACCTTGGGGTGGTGTGGAGCAGGAGAGTTTTGCCAATCAGGTGATTGAAGTAGAAACCTGGCTACCAGCACCAGTCTTGTTAGAAACATTATTAGCCATTGAGTCAGAAATGGGACGGGTGAGAGAAGTGCATTGGGGGCCTCGCTTGATTGATTTGGACCTGCTTTTTGTGGAGGACCAGATTATTTACACAGACGAGCTCATCTTGCCTCATCCTTATATAGCAGAACGCCGATTTGTCCTTGAACCGTTAGCGGAAATAGCTCCCCATTTTATTCATCCGATCCTAAAACAACCAATTCGCCACTTGTATCAAGAATTGAACAAATAG
- a CDS encoding DUF960 domain-containing protein has translation MAFTNTQRRSASFGVVTSLPDDVIDSLWFIIDHFLKNVFELEEELEFQLLNNEGTITFHFSSQHLPTSIDFDFNHPFDPLYPPRVLVLDMDGRETILLPEENDLF, from the coding sequence ATGGCTTTTACAAATACTCAGAGACGTTCGGCCAGTTTTGGCGTTGTGACCAGCTTGCCTGACGATGTTATCGACTCTTTATGGTTTATTATCGATCATTTTTTGAAAAACGTCTTTGAATTAGAAGAGGAACTTGAATTTCAACTGCTAAATAACGAGGGAACCATCACCTTCCATTTTTCTAGCCAGCACCTTCCGACTAGCATTGATTTTGATTTCAATCATCCTTTCGATCCACTTTACCCTCCTAGGGTCCTTGTTTTAGACATGGACGGCAGAGAAACCATCCTCCTTCCAGAAGAAAATGACCTATTTTAA